The genomic window GCACGGTCGCCTTCGTGCCCCGGCCGATCCTCAACCTCGCGGCGGGCGCCCTCTTCGGCTCCCAGCTGGGCCTGGCCTCGGCGCTCGCGGGCACGGTCCTCGGGGCCGGCATCGCCTTCGGCCTGGGCCGGATCCTCGGGCAGGACGCCCTGCGCCCCCTCCTCCGCCACCGCTGGCTGAAGTCCGCGGACGGCCAGCTCAGCCGCCACGGCTTCCGCTCGATGCTGGCGGCCCGGTTGTTCCCCGGAGTGCCGTTCTGGGCGGCGAACTACTGCGCGTCCGTCTCCCGCATGGGCTATCTCCCCTTCCTCCTCGCCACCGCACTCGGCTCGATCCCGAACACCGCCGCATACGCGGTAGCCGGCGCCCGCGCCTCGACCCCGACCTCCCCGGCCTTCCTGATCGCCATGGCATGCATCGCGATCCCGGCCCTGGTCGGCGCGGCGCTGGCCTGGCGCAAACGCCACCACTTGCGAGCGCGCTGACCGGGCGGCGGCCGTCTACTCGGCTGCGGGCAGCCGTGCCGCTGAGGGCGATGGTGTCCCATGGACCTGGGCGAGGGCGCCGTTCGGCTTGCCGGTCCTGATGACGCTCATGGCATGGGGCGACCGCCATCTCCGGAAGGACGACGACCGCCGGATGGTGATCGAGCACATCTGCGGCCACGAACTGGTCCCGACGGTCACCTGCACGGCCTGCGGCGGCGAGGTGCGCCACGAGGACCTCATGGCGCACCCGCGGTCCCCCGGCTGGTCGGTGACGGGCCCGACGGGCGCGTAACCGCCGCTACCCGGTCCCCTTGTAGACGTTCAGCCGCCCGCACATCCCGAACTTGCCGTACGCGGCGGGCTGTTCGGCCCGGACGACGGCGTCGGAGAGGTGGGACGGGTCCCCCTGCTCCAGCCGGTCCAGCTGCTCCCCCGTGGCGGCGGCAGCGGCCCGCGCGCCCCACTCCCAGCGTGCGCGCCACTCCGCGAGCCGGGGCCGCACGAGTGCGGCGGCGGCCCGGTGGAAAGCCGCGAGCGGCTCGGGGCCGGACGCGTCGCGCAGCGCCCGGTAGCCCTCCAGGGCGAGGTCCCGCCGGGCCAGGGCCACGCGCTCCTGCTCCGCCTCCGGCGCGTCCACCGGGATGCGGGTGGCGGCGGCGTACGTCTCCGGGTCGGTCAGGTACTCCGGGGGCAGCGTGAGGACGGCGTCGCCCGCCTCCGGGAGCCCGTTGTTCTGCATGAGGACGGTGATGCGCAGGTCGTCCTCGTTGACCAGCCGGTGGATGGTGCCGGGCGTGAACCAGGCGACCGTCCCGGGCGCCAGCGGGGTGACCTCGTACCCGGAGGTCGTCAGCGTCTGCACCGCGCCGCGCCCGCCGGTGACGACGTACGCCTCCGAACAGGTCAGATGCATATGGGGAGTTCCGCCGCAGACCCCGTCCGCGGCGGGCCAGTCGTAGACGGACAGGTGTGAGACGGCGACGCCGCCCGGCAGCCCCTCGTACGCGCTCACCACGGGTGCGCCTCCAGGTACTTGGCGATCTCCTCGCGCTCCCAGGCGCCGTTCGCCACGACGACCCGGTAGCGGCGGGTGAGCGTGTCGCCGGGTGCCAGCTCCAACTCCTGGAAGAAGGCCCAGGAGGGGGCGACGGCGGCGAACGGCTCGTTGCGGACGAACCAGTGGGCGGGGTGGGCGCCCTGAGCTCCCGTGTGGTCGTTCTCGGGCGCGTGTGCGAAGAGGAGCGTGGCGTGTCCGTCGGTGCCGTCGTGCTCGCCCGAGTAGGCCAGCCAGGGCGCCTGCTCGCCCATCAGCTCGGGTCCCTCGGAGTCGGGCCCGATGATCCGCCCGTCCCGGAAGGCGCGCGGCCCGCGCCAGAACAGGCCCGTGTAGCCGGCCATCTCCCGTCCGGCGGTGGTGGGACTGCCGAACAGCAGCGGTTCGTCCCGGCGGTTGGTGATGGCGCTCGTCCAGGTCAGCGCCCAGGAGCCGGACTCCGTGTCGGTGTCGATGTCATGGACCTCGATGCGGCGCTCCTCGTCGGCCCACAGCTCCCCGGTGTACGGGTGCCAGGTCAGCCGCTCGGCGATCACGACCCGCTCGCCGTCCGACTCGACGACGTCGAAGCCGGCGTGCGCCATGGAGCCGACCCGCTCCGGGATCGGCAGGTAGCCCTCGCCGTGCACATACGAGTTGCCGCCCCACAGGTTCTGGCCCGACAGGTGCGAGGCCGTCAGCTGCAGGCCCTTGTGCCAGCGGTGGTCGTTGGGCCGGAAGTCGGTGACGACGTCCCCGGCCAGCGTCCGGATCGGGTGCAGATAGGGCTTCGGGGCCTCCCAGGCCGCCTCCGGCCGGTAGACGTAGCTCAGCAGCTCGACACCGGTGGTGGGTTCGGTGACCGTGATCCGGTCGCCGTGGGCGTGGACGACGCGCAGCCCGTCGTGGAAGGTCATGCGGTGATCTCCTCGGTCGCGTCGGCGGACACCTGAGCGGGTTCGGGCGCCCAGCCGGGGGCGCCTCCGTGCATGGCCGTGTAGTACGGGTCCCCAGGGCCGATCTCCCCACGCCGTACGGTCGTGTCCGTGAACGCCGACTTGTACAGGGCGGCGATCAGCTCAAGGCTCGTCCGCCCGTCGGCGCCGCTGCTGCGCGGCCGCTCGCCCGCGCGCATGCTCGCCACGAGCTCACGCAGCTGGGCCAGGTGCGAGCTGGGCACGTCCTCGCCGAAGTCCCGCCAGGCCGCCGCGTCCGCGTCCGGGGTGCCCGGGGCGGGGGTGAGGGACCAGTTGGCGTTGGAGTGGCCGTACAGATGGGTCAGTTCGACGGTGGCGCGCTCGCAGTCGATGCGGATGCGGCTGACCTCGTCGGGGCTGAGGACGCTGTTGACGACGGTGGCCAGGGCGCCGCTCTCGAAGCGCACGAGGGCGGTCGAGACGTCCTCGGTCTCCACGTCGTGGACCAGCCGCCCGGCCATCGCCCGGACCTCGCTCCACGGGCCGAGCAGATCGAGCAGCAGGTCCATCTGGTGGATGCCGTGGCCCATGGCGGGCCCGCCGCCCTCGGTCTGCCAGCGGCCGCGCCAGGGCACGGCGTAGTAGGCGGTGTCGCGGTACCAGGTGGTCTGGCAGTGCGCCACGAGCGGGCGCCCGAGGCTCTGCTCGGCGATCAGCTTCCGTACATGCCGCGAACCCGAGCCGAAGCGGTGCTGGAAGACGATCGAGGCGTACGGCCCCCCGGTCTCCCTGCCCTCCTCCGCCTCGACGGCGTCGTAGTCGGCGAGCGTGGGCACCGGGGGCTTCTCGCACCACACCCAGGCACCGGCCCGCAGCGCGGCGACACTCTGGTCGCGGTGCAGGGTCGGCGGGGTGCAGACGCTGACCAGATCGGGCCGCTGCTCCGCCAGCATCCGGTCCAGATCGGTGTAGCCGTGCGGGATGCCGTGCTCGGCGCAGAACTTCGCCACCGCGTCGGCATCGATGTCGACCGCGGCGACGATCTCGGTCTCGCCCTCCTCGGCGAGCCGCGCGAGCGCGGGCAGATGCGAGCCGCCGCCGATGGCGCCGATACCGATGATCGCGGCGCGGACGCGGCGGCCGGCCAGGGGGGCCGGGGGACGGCTCGGTCGGTGGTCCGGAGTCGGGCTCGGGTCGTTGCTGGGTGTGGGCATGGACGTGATCAGCACTCCATCGAACGTGACGTCGGACGTTGGCCAACGCCTGGTGGCGGGGGCTCCGGCGGAACGGCGACCCTCACAACGGCAAGCGCTTTCCCTCGTCAGCAACGTATGTGCGGACATAGTGACCGGTCAACACCACGGATCCGGCCGTTCCACGCCTCGCGACGCCCGGCCCGGCCGCCCCCGCACCTCCCCTCCTCCGCCCCCGCCCGGCCCTGCGAAACCCCTGTGACAGCCCTGTCCCCAGGGGGCGCTAGGCTGCCTCCAGCACTGTGATCACCCGCCCCGCGGCGCGGCACGTCTTCCGTCGGCCCTCCACGATCAGCGCTTGGACCACGTAACTTCATGTCTTGGTTTGAATCCCTCATCCTCGGACTCGTCCAGGGGCTGACCGAATTCCTCCCCATCTCCTCCAGCGCGCATCTGCGCCTGACGGCGGCCTTCTCCGGCTGGGAGGACCCGGGCGCGGCCTTCACCGCGATCACGCAGATCGGCACCGAGGCCGCCGTGCTGATCTACTTCCGCAAGGACATCGCCAACATCATCTCGGCGTGGTCGCGCTCCCTGTTCAACAAGGAGATGCGCGGCGACCACGACGCCCAGATGGGCTGGCTGGTGATCGTCGGTTCCATCCCGATCGGTGTCCTCGGCGTAACCCTCAAGGACCAGATCGAGGGCCCGTTCCGCGACCTGCGCATCACCGCGACCACGCTGATCGTCATGGGTATCGTCCTGGGCATCGCGGACCGCCTGGCCGCCCGCGACGAGACCGGCGGGAAGCACCGCGCCATCAAGGAGCGCAAGAGCCTCGAACAGCTCAGCATCAAGGACGGCCTCATCTTCGGCCTCTGCCAGGCCATGGCCCTCATCCCCGGTGTCTCCCGCTCCGGCGCCACCATCAGCGGCGGCCTCCTCATGGGCTACAAGCGCGAGGCCGCGGCCCGCTACTCCTTCCTCCTCGCCATCCCGGCCGTGATCGCCTCGGGCGGCTACGAACTCAAGGACGCGATGGAGGGCGGCCATGTCTCCTGGGGCCCGACGATCTTCGCCACGGTCATCGCCTTCTTCGTCGGCTATGCAGTCATCGCATGGTTCATGAAATTCATTTCAACCAAGAGCTTCATGCCCTTCGTCTATTACCGCATCGCCCTCGGCATCCTCCTCGTCATCCTGGTGTCGATGGGCGTACTGAGCCCGCACGCGGGCGAGTCGGCGGGCTGAGCGGGCCTCGGCCGGAACGGCCCCTTCCTCCCCAACTCCCTTCCGTGACCAACCACATACGGCATCCGTAGCCGACCAGTAGCGCGCTGTCAGTCCGGGCGCCTACTCTTGTCCGCATGTCCCCCGATGCCATCACCCGTGGTTCCGTGCGGTCTGCCGCCGACTTGAACAACCAGATCCGAGCGCTGTGGCGGCGTGCGGGCGGGTCGCTCTCGGCGCAGGAGCGGGCGGAGTACGAGCTGTTGGTCGTGGAGTGGGCCGCGGCGATGCGCGGAGACGTCGTCGAGGCCGCGTGAGCCCAGCGGGGCGGAGCGCCGACGAACGGGACCGCACCCCCGGCGGACTGGTCATCTTCCTGAACGGCACGTCCAGTTCGGGCAAGTCGAGCATCGCGGTGGAGTTGCTGCGGGTCCTCGACGAGCCGTACTTCCACATTCCGGTCGACGCGTTCCACGCCATGCGCACACGCCAGGAGATGCCGGCCGAACGGCTCGCCACCGTGCTGCACAACACCTGGCGGGGCTATCACCGCGCGATCGCCGGCATGGCCGCCGCGGGCAACAACGTCGTCATGGACCACGTCCTGAGCCAGGAATGGC from Streptomyces sp. DSM 40750 includes these protein-coding regions:
- a CDS encoding cupin domain-containing protein, coding for MVSAYEGLPGGVAVSHLSVYDWPAADGVCGGTPHMHLTCSEAYVVTGGRGAVQTLTTSGYEVTPLAPGTVAWFTPGTIHRLVNEDDLRITVLMQNNGLPEAGDAVLTLPPEYLTDPETYAAATRIPVDAPEAEQERVALARRDLALEGYRALRDASGPEPLAAFHRAAAALVRPRLAEWRARWEWGARAAAAATGEQLDRLEQGDPSHLSDAVVRAEQPAAYGKFGMCGRLNVYKGTG
- a CDS encoding PmoA family protein, with translation MTFHDGLRVVHAHGDRITVTEPTTGVELLSYVYRPEAAWEAPKPYLHPIRTLAGDVVTDFRPNDHRWHKGLQLTASHLSGQNLWGGNSYVHGEGYLPIPERVGSMAHAGFDVVESDGERVVIAERLTWHPYTGELWADEERRIEVHDIDTDTESGSWALTWTSAITNRRDEPLLFGSPTTAGREMAGYTGLFWRGPRAFRDGRIIGPDSEGPELMGEQAPWLAYSGEHDGTDGHATLLFAHAPENDHTGAQGAHPAHWFVRNEPFAAVAPSWAFFQELELAPGDTLTRRYRVVVANGAWEREEIAKYLEAHPW
- a CDS encoding Gfo/Idh/MocA family protein → MPTPSNDPSPTPDHRPSRPPAPLAGRRVRAAIIGIGAIGGGSHLPALARLAEEGETEIVAAVDIDADAVAKFCAEHGIPHGYTDLDRMLAEQRPDLVSVCTPPTLHRDQSVAALRAGAWVWCEKPPVPTLADYDAVEAEEGRETGGPYASIVFQHRFGSGSRHVRKLIAEQSLGRPLVAHCQTTWYRDTAYYAVPWRGRWQTEGGGPAMGHGIHQMDLLLDLLGPWSEVRAMAGRLVHDVETEDVSTALVRFESGALATVVNSVLSPDEVSRIRIDCERATVELTHLYGHSNANWSLTPAPGTPDADAAAWRDFGEDVPSSHLAQLRELVASMRAGERPRSSGADGRTSLELIAALYKSAFTDTTVRRGEIGPGDPYYTAMHGGAPGWAPEPAQVSADATEEITA
- a CDS encoding undecaprenyl-diphosphate phosphatase — its product is MSWFESLILGLVQGLTEFLPISSSAHLRLTAAFSGWEDPGAAFTAITQIGTEAAVLIYFRKDIANIISAWSRSLFNKEMRGDHDAQMGWLVIVGSIPIGVLGVTLKDQIEGPFRDLRITATTLIVMGIVLGIADRLAARDETGGKHRAIKERKSLEQLSIKDGLIFGLCQAMALIPGVSRSGATISGGLLMGYKREAAARYSFLLAIPAVIASGGYELKDAMEGGHVSWGPTIFATVIAFFVGYAVIAWFMKFISTKSFMPFVYYRIALGILLVILVSMGVLSPHAGESAG
- a CDS encoding chloramphenicol phosphotransferase CPT family protein translates to MSPAGRSADERDRTPGGLVIFLNGTSSSGKSSIAVELLRVLDEPYFHIPVDAFHAMRTRQEMPAERLATVLHNTWRGYHRAIAGMAAAGNNVVMDHVLSQEWRLRDCLDLFVPDDVVFVGVRCSRAELERRERERGDRPPGLAARQLEQVHAHGLYDIECDTSRADPLRCASRIKEFLTDRPTPTAFQRLLDKRRG
- a CDS encoding TVP38/TMEM64 family protein — protein: MLDATTRSGGTATVLPRATTTELAVAAPVPAVPLGRAARWGRALLSPWARFSLLVALLVGALVTVLLFEPQRLLADGWPPQLGGAAAAVVFAVAYGLCTVAFVPRPILNLAAGALFGSQLGLASALAGTVLGAGIAFGLGRILGQDALRPLLRHRWLKSADGQLSRHGFRSMLAARLFPGVPFWAANYCASVSRMGYLPFLLATALGSIPNTAAYAVAGARASTPTSPAFLIAMACIAIPALVGAALAWRKRHHLRAR